One stretch of Pradoshia sp. D12 DNA includes these proteins:
- the ade gene encoding adenine deaminase, translated as MKTPKQIKSQILAARNISLPELVIKNVQLVNVFTDEMERADVAIHNGKFVGIGHYNGKKEIDGTPYTMVPGLIDSHVHIESSMLSPSQFQKAVLPRGITTIITDPHEIANVQGLKGIEWMLQDSENCLLNYRYQLPSCVPATSFEDNGGTLTAEDLAPFYNHKLVLGLAEVMDFPAVLSGQEDIMAKLSGAMINNVPIDGHGAGLSGKDINAYLTAGITTDHECVKPEEMIERVRRGMYVMLREGSAARNLHDLLAGYSKELSHRLMFCTDDKHIDDLLEEGSIDYHVRECLKAGIDVYSIMRMASLNASQCYNLKGKGAIAPGYDADFILLNAIEGFDIHSVWVNGIRYEEDNEQEKEASFENTVILGSYSKELLRLSLTTDIARVIEIIPNSIVTKKAQYKVPVVNGLFVPSEEEDFVKMAVVERHKGTGSVGVGIVKGFRLQKGAIATTIAHDSHNIICIGKNDEDMDVAIRELEKIGGGISIACNGETIASLSLPVAGLMTTISPEELNKQYSQLLIALSSLGITDEFSPLLTLSFLALPVIPSLKLTNQGLFDVDTFTFVDVSV; from the coding sequence ATGAAAACCCCAAAACAAATCAAATCCCAAATACTAGCGGCAAGAAATATCAGTTTACCTGAGTTAGTTATTAAAAATGTTCAATTAGTAAATGTGTTTACGGATGAAATGGAGCGTGCAGATGTTGCCATTCATAATGGTAAGTTCGTAGGTATCGGCCACTATAATGGTAAAAAGGAAATCGATGGCACTCCATATACAATGGTTCCGGGTTTAATTGATTCACACGTCCACATCGAATCTAGTATGCTTTCTCCTTCTCAATTTCAAAAAGCTGTTTTACCGCGAGGGATTACAACTATTATCACAGATCCTCATGAAATAGCTAATGTCCAAGGATTAAAAGGAATAGAATGGATGTTGCAGGACAGTGAAAACTGTCTATTGAATTATCGCTATCAACTGCCGTCCTGTGTCCCGGCAACTTCCTTTGAGGACAATGGAGGGACTCTGACGGCTGAGGATCTTGCGCCGTTTTATAATCATAAGCTTGTGCTTGGCTTGGCGGAAGTGATGGATTTCCCTGCAGTATTATCTGGTCAGGAAGATATAATGGCAAAGCTGTCAGGGGCAATGATCAACAATGTTCCGATTGACGGACATGGTGCCGGTTTAAGCGGAAAAGATATTAATGCCTATTTGACAGCGGGTATTACAACGGATCACGAATGCGTAAAACCAGAGGAAATGATTGAACGCGTCAGACGAGGTATGTATGTGATGCTTCGCGAAGGCTCTGCTGCCCGCAATCTTCATGATTTGTTAGCCGGCTATAGTAAAGAGCTTTCACATCGTTTAATGTTTTGTACAGATGATAAGCATATAGATGATCTATTGGAAGAGGGAAGCATTGATTATCATGTACGTGAATGCTTAAAGGCTGGAATCGATGTATATTCTATTATGAGAATGGCATCTCTTAATGCATCTCAATGCTATAATCTAAAAGGAAAAGGGGCAATTGCGCCTGGCTATGATGCTGATTTTATTTTATTGAATGCCATTGAAGGCTTTGATATACATTCTGTTTGGGTAAACGGAATCCGTTACGAAGAAGATAACGAACAAGAGAAAGAAGCGTCTTTTGAAAATACCGTTATATTGGGAAGCTACTCAAAAGAGCTTTTGCGTCTGTCATTGACTACTGATATAGCGAGGGTAATTGAAATTATTCCTAATTCGATTGTGACGAAAAAAGCGCAATACAAGGTACCGGTTGTCAATGGCCTGTTTGTGCCAAGTGAAGAAGAGGATTTCGTGAAAATGGCTGTAGTCGAAAGACATAAAGGTACAGGAAGTGTAGGAGTCGGTATTGTAAAGGGCTTCCGTCTGCAAAAAGGAGCTATTGCTACAACGATTGCTCATGATTCGCATAATATTATCTGCATCGGAAAGAATGATGAAGATATGGATGTCGCAATCAGGGAGCTTGAGAAAATTGGCGGAGGTATTTCAATTGCTTGCAATGGAGAGACAATCGCTTCATTATCATTGCCTGTGGCAGGATTAATGACAACTATCTCACCTGAAGAATTAAATAAGCAATACAGCCAGTTGCTGATTGCACTGTCATCACTTGGAATTACGGATGAATTCTCACCTTTACTAACATTATCCTTTTTGGCCTTGCCAGTTATTCCTTCGTTAAAGCTTACGAATCAAGGATTGTTTGATGTTGATACATTTACGTTTGTAGATGTAAGTGTATAA
- a CDS encoding sensor histidine kinase: protein MAFVVTCNLVLFLHWVDLTTEEMKAAVPITFLNVIILTFIFSMIDEIRRTLMVRKPIARIQAGLDEIMSGNFKTQIPYIRNEKSSNEFDAIIKGINELAVELSGVETLRTDFISNVSHEIKTPLAAIQNYGTLLQGHSLSEKQKVEYAKAITEQTRRLSGLITNILKLNRLENQQIFPERKYYNLTEQIRECLLLYEQSWASKNINIETDLEEDIFIHEDAELLSLVWNNLFSNAIKFTDNGGAVGVKVKKEGLTAFVEVSDSGCGISPETGKHIFEKFYQGDTSHAVQGNGLGLALVKKVIDIVGGDIHVQSTLGEGSTFTVYLRESVIK, encoded by the coding sequence ATGGCATTTGTAGTTACCTGCAATCTGGTACTGTTTTTACATTGGGTTGATTTGACGACGGAAGAAATGAAAGCTGCTGTTCCCATTACCTTCTTAAACGTTATCATTCTCACATTTATTTTCAGTATGATTGATGAAATTCGCCGTACCTTGATGGTAAGAAAACCAATAGCACGGATTCAGGCAGGTCTGGATGAAATAATGTCCGGCAATTTCAAGACACAGATTCCCTATATTAGAAATGAAAAAAGTAGCAATGAATTCGATGCAATTATCAAAGGGATTAATGAGCTGGCTGTAGAGTTGTCTGGAGTAGAAACTCTCCGAACAGATTTCATTTCAAATGTCTCTCATGAAATTAAGACTCCCCTTGCGGCTATCCAAAATTATGGAACACTGCTTCAGGGACATTCCCTTTCAGAAAAACAGAAGGTAGAATATGCAAAGGCCATTACCGAGCAGACAAGAAGATTATCTGGTCTGATTACAAATATATTGAAATTAAATCGCCTGGAAAATCAACAAATCTTTCCTGAGAGAAAATACTATAATTTAACAGAACAGATTCGCGAATGTTTACTTCTATATGAACAGTCATGGGCAAGTAAGAACATTAATATTGAAACCGATCTAGAGGAAGATATTTTCATACACGAAGATGCCGAACTGTTAAGTCTAGTATGGAACAATCTGTTTTCAAATGCGATAAAGTTTACAGATAATGGCGGAGCTGTTGGTGTTAAGGTGAAAAAAGAAGGACTTACCGCATTTGTAGAAGTCAGCGACAGCGGTTGTGGCATTAGCCCGGAAACAGGGAAGCATATTTTCGAAAAATTTTATCAGGGGGATACTTCCCATGCTGTGCAGGGAAACGGTTTGGGACTAGCTTTGGTAAAGAAAGTGATTGATATAGTTGGTGGCGATATTCATGTACAAAGTACATTAGGAGAAGGAAGTACGTTTACTGTCTACTTAAGGGAGAGCGTCATCAAATAA
- a CDS encoding response regulator transcription factor: MFQILVVEDNENLNQTVCTYLNLNGYQAKGVQNVNDAYDAMTDHIFDLIISDIMMPGIDGFEFAKSVRELNNDIPMLFMTAKEDLESKRKGFHAGVDDYMVKPVDLDELLLRLEALLRRAKIASNKKIEIGQLRLDIEEHTAYLNEEEINLTVREFKLLYKLLSYPKKTFTRTQLMDEFWDAESQSGPRVVDVYITKLRDKFSACKDFEIVTVHGLGYKTVLK; this comes from the coding sequence ATGTTTCAAATATTAGTAGTAGAAGATAATGAAAATTTAAATCAGACAGTCTGTACTTATTTGAACCTAAACGGCTATCAAGCTAAAGGTGTTCAAAATGTCAATGATGCCTATGATGCGATGACTGACCATATATTTGATTTAATTATTTCTGACATAATGATGCCGGGGATTGATGGATTTGAATTTGCTAAGTCTGTTAGGGAATTGAACAATGATATCCCTATGTTATTTATGACAGCAAAGGAAGATCTCGAATCAAAAAGAAAAGGATTCCATGCCGGTGTGGATGATTACATGGTTAAACCTGTAGATTTGGATGAATTACTCCTTCGACTGGAAGCATTGCTCCGCAGGGCAAAAATTGCATCCAATAAAAAAATCGAAATTGGCCAGCTGAGGCTTGATATCGAAGAGCATACAGCTTATTTGAACGAGGAAGAAATCAATCTGACAGTAAGAGAATTCAAGTTATTGTATAAGCTGTTGTCATACCCAAAGAAAACATTTACAAGAACTCAATTGATGGATGAGTTCTGGGATGCCGAATCCCAGTCCGGACCACGTGTAGTGGATGTTTATATTACAAAATTGAGAGATAAGTTTTCTGCGTGCAAGGATTTTGAAATTGTCACCGTGCATGGATTAGGATATAAAACGGTGCTCAAATGA
- the bsh gene encoding choloylglycine hydrolase → MTDICTGLSIQSQEGKWFFGRNMDLAYYFNQAVMIIPRNYQYQDRVSGNMVTNKRAIIGMGTVIDNHPLLADAMNEVGLACAGLNFEGYAYFEKEPIEGKNNIAPYDFIQWVLSNHETVEEVKRGIEHLELVDCPINENTPVSMLHWMVTDKTGKAIVVEKTKDRLTVHDNLIGVLTNNPTFDWHLTNLNEYLHLTPISPKETKWGKQTLKALGIGAGTLGIPGDFASVSRFVRIAYIRTHMPKIEGDIHSITQFFHMLDYVKMVKGGVLTDDGLEDGTTYSSCMDQEKGVYYYKTYENNRINAIDMHKEQLEGTNLKIFKYLTNQDFNYQN, encoded by the coding sequence GTGACCGATATTTGTACAGGATTAAGTATTCAATCTCAAGAGGGTAAGTGGTTTTTTGGAAGGAATATGGATTTAGCCTATTACTTCAATCAAGCAGTTATGATTATCCCAAGAAATTATCAATATCAAGATAGAGTCTCAGGTAATATGGTAACCAATAAACGCGCTATCATTGGAATGGGGACGGTAATTGATAACCATCCTCTTCTGGCGGATGCTATGAACGAAGTTGGCCTAGCCTGCGCAGGATTAAATTTTGAAGGGTACGCGTACTTTGAGAAAGAACCGATTGAAGGGAAAAATAATATTGCACCCTACGACTTTATACAATGGGTTTTATCAAATCACGAAACAGTAGAAGAAGTTAAACGTGGAATTGAGCATTTAGAACTTGTGGATTGCCCAATCAATGAAAATACACCTGTTTCAATGCTTCACTGGATGGTTACAGATAAGACAGGAAAGGCTATTGTGGTAGAAAAGACAAAAGACCGATTGACTGTACATGACAATCTGATAGGAGTTTTGACCAACAATCCTACCTTTGATTGGCATTTAACTAACTTGAATGAGTATTTACATCTGACACCAATTTCACCAAAAGAAACAAAATGGGGCAAGCAAACATTAAAAGCACTAGGCATTGGAGCTGGAACATTAGGGATACCCGGAGACTTTGCTTCCGTTTCCAGATTTGTAAGGATAGCTTATATTCGTACACATATGCCTAAAATTGAAGGAGATATACATTCTATTACACAATTTTTTCATATGCTGGATTATGTAAAAATGGTTAAAGGAGGGGTCCTTACAGATGATGGGTTAGAGGATGGTACAACCTATTCTTCTTGTATGGATCAAGAAAAAGGTGTTTATTACTATAAAACGTATGAAAATAATCGTATCAATGCGATAGATATGCATAAGGAACAATTAGAGGGGACAAATCTTAAAATCTTTAAATACCTCACAAACCAGGATTTTAATTATCAGAATTAG
- a CDS encoding DUF956 family protein — protein MVQSINTKVELVIDATSHNGLPEYGKIMIGDKGFEFFNERDARKFIQIPWEEVDYVIASIMFKGKWIPRYAIQTKRNGTFTFSSKDSKKVLRVIREHVDPAHMVQSLSFFDVVKRGMSSIFKK, from the coding sequence ATGGTTCAATCAATCAATACAAAAGTCGAGTTAGTTATTGATGCGACCTCACATAACGGGCTTCCTGAATACGGAAAAATTATGATTGGTGACAAAGGATTTGAATTCTTTAATGAACGTGATGCTCGTAAATTTATTCAAATTCCTTGGGAGGAAGTTGATTATGTGATTGCTTCTATCATGTTTAAAGGGAAATGGATTCCGCGTTATGCTATTCAAACTAAACGAAATGGGACATTTACATTCTCCTCGAAGGATTCAAAAAAAGTTTTGCGAGTCATTCGTGAACATGTTGATCCCGCTCATATGGTGCAATCATTAAGTTTCTTTGATGTGGTCAAACGCGGTATGAGTAGTATATTTAAAAAGTAA
- a CDS encoding mannose/fructose/sorbose PTS transporter subunit IIA yields the protein MVGIIIASHGEFANGLLQSGEMIFGVQENVKAVTLMPSEGPDDVKAKMKEAIASFDNQDEVLFLVDLWGGTPFNQANSLLEDHQDKWAIVAGMNLPMLIEAFASRFSMNKAHEIAAHILGTAKEGVKVKPEELEPVTEVKPADKPSTAGAPGKFEYVLARIDSRLLHGQVATGWTKATNPTRIIVVSDTVAKDDLRKKLIQQAAPPGVRAHVVPVHKMIELAKDDQHFGGQRALLLFENPQDALRAVEGGVPLETINVGSMAHSPGKVQPNKVLAFNQEDIEAFASLKERGLKFDVRKVPNDSKGNMDEIIKKAQEELNKQK from the coding sequence ATGGTAGGGATTATCATTGCTAGTCATGGTGAATTTGCGAATGGTCTCTTGCAATCTGGAGAAATGATCTTCGGAGTACAAGAAAATGTAAAAGCTGTTACATTGATGCCGAGCGAAGGACCTGATGATGTAAAGGCAAAAATGAAAGAAGCAATTGCCTCTTTCGATAACCAAGATGAAGTCTTATTCTTAGTCGATCTTTGGGGTGGTACTCCTTTCAACCAAGCCAATAGCTTGCTTGAAGATCACCAAGACAAATGGGCAATCGTTGCTGGTATGAACTTGCCAATGTTGATTGAAGCTTTTGCATCTCGTTTTTCAATGAACAAAGCACATGAAATTGCCGCTCATATTTTGGGCACTGCTAAAGAAGGAGTTAAAGTTAAACCAGAAGAGTTAGAACCCGTTACAGAGGTTAAACCTGCTGATAAACCGTCAACTGCAGGTGCGCCTGGTAAATTTGAGTACGTGTTAGCTCGCATCGACTCTCGTTTGCTTCACGGACAAGTAGCGACTGGTTGGACTAAAGCAACAAATCCTACTCGTATCATTGTTGTATCTGATACAGTAGCTAAGGACGATCTTCGTAAGAAATTAATCCAACAAGCTGCTCCACCAGGTGTAAGGGCACATGTTGTTCCTGTACATAAAATGATTGAACTTGCAAAAGATGATCAACACTTTGGCGGTCAGCGCGCATTGCTTCTTTTCGAAAACCCGCAGGATGCACTTAGGGCGGTTGAAGGTGGCGTTCCATTAGAGACAATCAATGTTGGTTCTATGGCACACTCACCTGGTAAAGTTCAACCGAATAAGGTATTGGCATTCAATCAAGAGGATATTGAGGCTTTTGCTAGTTTAAAAGAGCGTGGTTTGAAATTTGATGTACGTAAAGTTCCGAACGATTCAAAAGGCAACATGGACGAGATTATCAAGAAGGCTCAAGAAGAGTTAAACAAACAAAAATAA
- a CDS encoding PTS mannose/fructose/sorbose transporter subunit IIC — protein sequence MDLTIIQIILVLFVAFLAGVEGILDEFHFHQPIIACTLIGLVTGELVPCLILGGTLQMIALGWANIGAAVAPDAALASVASAIILVLSGQGQDGVSSAIAIAVPLAVAGLLLTIICRTIATAFVHFMDAAAAEGNIRVVEFWHIAAICMQGLRIAIPAGLILAIGAGPVRSLLESMPMWLTNGLAIGGGMVVAVGYAMVINMMATKEVWPFFAIGFVLATVTEITLIGLGAIGVALALIYLALSKQGGSGNGGNGNTGDPIGAIIDNY from the coding sequence ATGGATTTGACTATTATTCAAATAATATTAGTCCTTTTCGTAGCATTCTTAGCCGGTGTAGAAGGAATTTTGGATGAATTCCATTTCCATCAGCCAATTATTGCATGTACGTTAATCGGCTTAGTTACAGGAGAACTTGTACCTTGTCTTATCTTAGGCGGTACGCTTCAAATGATTGCTTTAGGATGGGCAAATATTGGAGCAGCCGTAGCACCGGATGCTGCGTTAGCATCAGTTGCATCTGCTATTATTTTAGTTTTAAGTGGACAAGGTCAAGATGGAGTATCTTCTGCAATCGCGATTGCAGTTCCGCTTGCAGTTGCTGGCCTTTTATTAACAATTATCTGTCGTACGATTGCGACTGCATTTGTTCACTTTATGGATGCTGCAGCTGCAGAAGGAAATATCAGAGTAGTAGAATTTTGGCACATTGCTGCAATCTGTATGCAAGGATTACGTATTGCAATCCCAGCTGGATTAATTTTAGCCATTGGTGCAGGTCCGGTTCGTAGCTTGCTTGAATCTATGCCAATGTGGCTGACAAATGGTTTAGCTATCGGTGGTGGAATGGTTGTAGCTGTTGGTTATGCAATGGTTATTAATATGATGGCTACAAAAGAAGTATGGCCATTCTTTGCAATTGGATTCGTATTAGCAACTGTTACAGAAATTACACTTATTGGTTTAGGTGCTATCGGTGTGGCTCTAGCACTCATCTATTTAGCTCTTTCTAAACAAGGCGGTTCAGGTAATGGCGGAAATGGTAATACAGGTGATCCAATAGGCGCTATTATTGATAATTACTAA
- a CDS encoding PTS system mannose/fructose/sorbose family transporter subunit IID, whose product MEKELRLSKKDRISVWWRSTFIQGSWNYERMQNGGWAYAMIPAIKRLYKTKEDRSAALKRHLEFFNTHPYVASPILGVTLALEEERANGAPVDDVAIQGVKVGMMGPLAGIGDPVFWFTVKPILGALAASLAMTGNILGPILYFVLWNLIRMGFTWYTQEFGYKAGSKITDDLSGGLLRDITKGASILGMFILGALVNRWVSVKFTPTVSTVQLDEGAYIDWDKLPAGAEGIKTALEQQAAGLSLSDVKVTTLQQNLDSLIPGLSGLLLTLLCMWLLRKKVSPIVMILGLFVVGVVFHVLGIM is encoded by the coding sequence GTGGAAAAAGAATTGAGATTATCGAAAAAAGATCGTATTTCTGTTTGGTGGCGTTCAACCTTCATTCAAGGTTCTTGGAACTATGAACGAATGCAAAACGGTGGTTGGGCGTATGCAATGATTCCAGCTATTAAAAGATTATATAAAACAAAAGAAGACCGCTCTGCTGCACTAAAACGTCACTTAGAGTTCTTTAACACTCATCCATATGTAGCTTCACCTATACTCGGGGTAACTTTAGCGCTTGAGGAAGAACGTGCAAATGGTGCACCGGTTGATGACGTAGCTATTCAAGGTGTTAAAGTTGGTATGATGGGACCTTTAGCGGGTATCGGAGATCCAGTTTTCTGGTTCACGGTTAAGCCAATCCTTGGTGCGTTAGCAGCTTCTCTTGCCATGACTGGTAATATACTTGGACCGATTCTTTACTTCGTTTTATGGAATCTTATTCGTATGGGATTCACTTGGTATACACAGGAATTTGGTTACAAAGCAGGATCTAAAATTACAGATGACTTATCTGGCGGGTTACTTCGAGATATTACTAAAGGTGCATCGATACTCGGGATGTTTATCCTTGGTGCATTAGTTAACCGTTGGGTTTCTGTTAAGTTTACGCCAACTGTATCTACCGTTCAGCTTGATGAAGGTGCCTATATTGATTGGGATAAGTTACCTGCAGGAGCAGAGGGAATTAAAACAGCGTTGGAACAACAAGCTGCTGGTCTATCATTAAGTGATGTTAAAGTAACAACTCTACAACAAAATTTAGATAGTTTAATCCCAGGCTTATCTGGATTGCTATTAACACTTCTTTGTATGTGGCTGCTTAGGAAGAAAGTATCACCAATCGTAATGATCCTTGGATTGTTCGTCGTTGGTGTTGTCTTCCATGTATTAGGCATCATGTAA
- a CDS encoding oxidoreductase, producing MLTIGYIGNGKSTNRYHLPFVLQRKNIKVKTIYQRNPKHESWDRIPGVTYTSDLDQLLNDKDIQLIVVCTKHDSHYEYAKLVLEHNKHCLVEKPFMETSEQAKEIFAIAREKGLIVQAYQNRRFDSDFLTVQKVIEEGKLGELLEVEMHFDYFRPEVPESTTTFDPAMSFLYGHACHTLDQVISYFGKPDHIHYDVRQLLGQGKMNDYFDLDLYYAELKVTVKSSYFRIKERPSFVVYGKKGCFVKATKDRQEEHLKLFYMPDNKDFGVDTLEHYGVLTYVDEEGTIHEEKVKSINGDYGLVYDDLYEAIMNGKDKTITDEQTLLQMEILETGIKNLK from the coding sequence ATGCTTACAATTGGCTATATTGGAAATGGGAAAAGCACGAACAGATACCATTTACCGTTCGTCCTGCAAAGAAAGAATATAAAGGTAAAGACAATTTATCAAAGGAATCCTAAACATGAAAGCTGGGATCGGATTCCAGGGGTCACTTATACATCTGACTTAGATCAACTGTTAAATGATAAAGATATACAACTCATTGTAGTTTGTACAAAACATGACAGTCATTATGAATACGCCAAATTGGTATTAGAACATAATAAACATTGTTTAGTTGAGAAGCCTTTTATGGAAACCTCCGAGCAGGCAAAAGAAATATTTGCAATCGCGCGTGAGAAGGGACTAATTGTTCAAGCTTACCAAAACAGACGCTTTGATAGTGATTTTTTAACTGTTCAAAAGGTTATCGAAGAAGGGAAGCTAGGAGAACTGCTGGAAGTAGAAATGCATTTTGACTATTTCCGCCCCGAAGTACCAGAATCCACTACTACTTTCGATCCTGCTATGTCATTTTTATATGGACATGCATGCCATACATTGGATCAGGTTATCAGCTATTTCGGCAAGCCGGATCACATCCACTATGATGTTAGGCAATTATTGGGGCAAGGCAAAATGAATGATTATTTTGATTTAGATCTATATTATGCTGAATTGAAGGTTACTGTAAAATCCAGTTATTTTAGAATTAAAGAAAGGCCTAGCTTTGTAGTTTACGGTAAAAAGGGATGCTTTGTGAAAGCAACGAAGGACCGCCAGGAAGAACACCTAAAATTATTTTACATGCCGGATAACAAGGATTTTGGAGTAGATACGCTAGAACATTATGGTGTACTGACATATGTTGATGAAGAAGGTACCATCCATGAAGAAAAAGTGAAATCCATCAATGGTGATTATGGGTTAGTGTATGATGATTTATATGAAGCCATTATGAATGGTAAAGATAAAACTATTACAGATGAACAGACACTGCTGCAAATGGAAATATTAGAAACTGGCATTAAGAATTTAAAATAA
- a CDS encoding HD domain-containing protein, translated as MTEKRIDSSKVKKIPEVEKADEECTLYTPNTWFGNAILHRAILFATKAHQGQTRKGTDIPYISHPFEVAQILTSAGCNTALIIAGLLHDVLEDTDETSDAIENEFGPLVLSLIQSNSEDKSRSWEERKQHTIDYMTESASFEELLLACADKLSNLRSIKADYIECGDELWTRFNRGKEQQSWYYSRLIDAFAPLHEYDMYWEISNLYTDIFVTYYREFNEGAEIIYQTNGQETYFYHEDNCQWIPIMLDEWEKIQPTLTAISKREALEMENRLREDYPSPMCLLRHQRDPNMIVLYAKKLLREGHSPRLFADLWNNMGGGIPAHTLRAIECAFLALYEQKDQ; from the coding sequence ATGACGGAAAAGAGGATAGATTCATCTAAGGTTAAAAAGATACCTGAAGTCGAAAAGGCAGATGAAGAGTGTACACTATATACGCCAAATACGTGGTTCGGAAATGCCATCCTGCATCGAGCAATTCTCTTTGCAACGAAAGCACATCAAGGACAGACTCGTAAAGGAACCGATATTCCGTATATTTCTCATCCATTCGAGGTTGCCCAGATTCTAACCTCTGCCGGCTGTAATACTGCGCTGATTATTGCAGGCCTGCTACATGACGTTCTGGAAGATACAGACGAGACTTCTGATGCAATTGAAAACGAGTTTGGTCCTTTAGTTTTATCCCTTATTCAGTCAAACAGCGAGGACAAGTCACGCAGCTGGGAAGAGCGAAAGCAGCATACCATCGACTACATGACAGAGTCAGCTAGCTTTGAAGAGCTCTTACTTGCCTGCGCGGACAAACTATCCAATCTCCGCAGTATTAAAGCAGACTATATTGAATGCGGAGACGAACTATGGACCAGGTTCAACCGTGGAAAAGAGCAGCAGAGCTGGTATTACAGTAGGCTAATTGATGCATTTGCACCCCTGCATGAATATGATATGTATTGGGAAATTTCCAATCTGTATACGGATATTTTCGTAACCTATTATCGTGAATTTAACGAAGGTGCAGAAATTATTTATCAGACCAATGGTCAGGAGACTTACTTCTACCATGAGGACAATTGCCAATGGATACCCATTATGCTCGATGAGTGGGAAAAAATTCAACCGACACTGACTGCCATTTCGAAAAGAGAAGCTCTTGAGATGGAAAATAGACTTCGTGAAGACTATCCGTCTCCGATGTGCTTGCTACGTCATCAACGCGATCCGAATATGATAGTCTTATACGCCAAAAAGCTACTGCGTGAAGGTCATAGTCCTAGACTATTCGCTGATCTGTGGAATAATATGGGCGGCGGAATTCCAGCCCATACTTTGCGCGCAATAGAATGTGCATTTCTGGCTCTCTACGAGCAAAAAGATCAATAA
- a CDS encoding tRNA dihydrouridine synthase, with product MKENFWRDLPRPFFVLAPMEDVTDVVFRHVVSEAGRPDVFFTEFTNSESYCHPQGKESVRGRLAYTEDEQPLVAHIWGDRPENFRKMSIGMAELGFKGIDINMGCPVPNVADNGKGSGLICRPEVAADLIQAAKAGGLPVSVKTRLGFADIDEWRDWLTHILKQDIANLSIHLRTRDEMSKVDAHWELIPEIKKLRDQVAPDTLLTINGDILDREMGLKLAEQYGVDGIMIGRGIFKNPFAFEHEPKEHSSKELLDLLRLHLDLHDKYLEVVARKYTHLHRFFKIYVRGFHGAGELRNELMNTKSSDEARALIDKFEELNGMDEK from the coding sequence ATGAAAGAAAATTTTTGGCGTGATCTACCACGACCTTTTTTTGTACTGGCACCAATGGAAGATGTGACGGATGTTGTTTTTCGTCATGTCGTGAGTGAAGCTGGGAGACCTGATGTGTTTTTTACAGAGTTTACAAATTCGGAAAGCTATTGTCACCCTCAGGGAAAAGAGAGTGTGCGTGGACGTTTAGCCTATACAGAGGATGAACAACCGTTGGTAGCCCATATTTGGGGTGACAGGCCTGAAAACTTCCGAAAAATGAGTATTGGTATGGCGGAGTTAGGGTTTAAAGGCATAGATATCAATATGGGATGTCCCGTACCTAATGTAGCTGACAATGGGAAGGGAAGTGGTCTGATCTGCCGTCCCGAAGTTGCAGCCGATTTAATACAAGCAGCTAAAGCTGGGGGATTGCCGGTAAGTGTGAAGACGCGGCTTGGTTTCGCGGATATAGACGAATGGCGTGATTGGCTGACACATATATTGAAGCAAGACATTGCTAATCTTTCTATTCATTTGCGTACAAGAGATGAAATGAGTAAAGTAGATGCTCATTGGGAGCTTATTCCGGAGATTAAGAAACTTCGTGATCAGGTCGCACCCGATACACTTTTAACGATCAATGGAGATATCCTTGACCGTGAAATGGGATTGAAACTGGCTGAACAATACGGTGTAGATGGGATTATGATTGGGCGTGGTATTTTCAAAAATCCATTTGCCTTTGAGCATGAGCCAAAGGAACATAGCAGTAAGGAATTGCTGGATCTCTTGAGGCTGCATTTAGATCTCCATGATAAATATTTAGAAGTAGTAGCTCGCAAGTATACACATCTTCATCGTTTCTTTAAAATCTATGTCCGTGGATTCCATGGGGCTGGTGAATTAAGAAATGAGTTGATGAATACGAAGTCCTCAGATGAAGCGCGTGCATTGATCGATAAATTTGAAGAGCTTAATGGGATGGACGAAAAGTAA